A region of Etheostoma cragini isolate CJK2018 chromosome 2, CSU_Ecrag_1.0, whole genome shotgun sequence DNA encodes the following proteins:
- the LOC117936243 gene encoding interleukin-8-like: protein MMISRVLVASIVVLLAFLAISEGMSLRSLGVELHCRCIQTESKPILRHIEKVELIPANSHCDETEIIATLKKTGQQVCLDPKAPWVKNVIKRILSNKKR from the exons ATGATGATCAGCAGAGTCCTTGTTGCCTCTATTGTGGTGCTCCTGGCCTTCCTGGCCATCAGTGAAG GGATGAGTCTGAGAAGCCTGGGAGTGGAGCTGCACTGCCGCTGCATCCAGACAGAGTCCAAACCCATCCTCCGCCACATCGAGAAGGTGGAATTGATTCCTGCCAACTCCCACTGCGACGAGACTGAGATCAT TGCCACTCTGAAAAAGACAGGCCAACAGGTTTGCCTGGACCCTAAAGCTCCCTGGGTGAAGAATGTGATTAAAAGGATCCTGTCCAA caAAAAACGGTGA
- the LOC117936275 gene encoding interleukin-8-like, whose translation MTIGRVLVASIVVLPAFLAISEGMSLRSLGVELHCRCIQTESKPILRHIEKVERTPANSHCDKTEIIATLKNTCQQVCLDPKAPWVKLLIKRILSNKRRLTDQERCAS comes from the exons ATGACGATTGGCAGAGTCCTTGTTGCCTCTATTGTGGTGCTCCCGGCCTTCCTGGCCATCAGTGAAG GGATGAGTCTGAGAAGCCTGGGAGTGGAGCTGCACTGCCGCTGCATCCAGACAGAGTCCAAACCCATCCTCCGCCACATCGAGAAGGTGGAACGGACTCCTGCCAACTCCCACTGCGACAAGACTGAGATCAT TGCCACTCTGAAAAATACATGCCAACAGGTTTGCCTGGACCCTAAAGCTCCCTGGGTGAAGCTTTTGATTAAAAGGATCCTGTCCAA caAAAGACGCTTAACAGACCAGGAGAGATGTGCTTCATGA